TAACATTCTACCTATAAATAGAAAAGTAAAGCGTTCTCCCTTTCTCTTTTGGTTAACAGCTTTGAAAAATTCAACATTAACGCCACTTCCCGGCAATACATCACTACTCCTATTATCGACAATACCCAATTCCAAAAACATATTTCTATCTTCGCTATTTTGAAAAAAAACGAATGAGTTTTTAAGTGCCACTTTGTACATACTTACTACAATCTTGGTTAATAAGGTTTGATTGGAAAAAACATGACCCAATCCTGTTATATTATTAATAGTAGGAATATTCAAAACTTTACAAACCAAATTTCCGTATATATTAGGCTTTATAGTAAAATGCAGAGCTATATCGGGTTTAATTTTCTTATAAATTTTATAATATTCCAACAATGTTTCAAAATCAACAAGGGGATTCTTACCTTTTCTATCCATCTTTATATCGTAAAATTTAAATCCCAACTTTTCTATCTCTTCGCTATATTTATCCTTAGGTGCAACTATAAATACATCATAGTGTTCAGAAAGTTTTTTGATTAAACCCAAACGAAAATTATATATAGACCAACATGTATTAGAACTTACAGCTACTTTAATACTCACAGACCTAAAACTTCTTTATATTTCCTAATTACTTTTTTTACAGAAAAATCATAAACTCTCTGTTTAACTTTCTTTTTATATAAATCGTATAAATCGTTATTTTGAATAAGAAAATTTATAGCCTCTACCAATTTACCAACATTACCTACAGGATAGAGTATACCGTATTCTGCAACCTCTATTCCATCATTATAATCAAGACGCTTAGAACAAGAAGTATTAGGAGAAAGTATCTCTCTTGGTCCACTAACACAATCACTGCTAACAACGGGAATACCACAAG
This genomic stretch from Hippea alviniae EP5-r harbors:
- a CDS encoding glycosyltransferase family 4 protein gives rise to the protein MSIKVAVSSNTCWSIYNFRLGLIKKLSEHYDVFIVAPKDKYSEEIEKLGFKFYDIKMDRKGKNPLVDFETLLEYYKIYKKIKPDIALHFTIKPNIYGNLVCKVLNIPTINNITGLGHVFSNQTLLTKIVVSMYKVALKNSFVFFQNSEDRNMFLELGIVDNRSSDVLPGSGVNVEFFKAVNQKRKGERFTFLFIGRMLKEKGVKEYIKAAGIIKSKYKDVNFLLVGKVDENDLEYVSLSELAMWEKQGVVRYLGETDNPKDVIAKADCVVLPTYYKEGVPKVILESLSMEKPVVTTDVPGCRDAVKNGVNGFLCKPKDVKDLTEKMEKMVNFTEDERRKMGKIGREIVKEKFNEDIVIRKYLNIIEKLT